Within Populus trichocarpa isolate Nisqually-1 chromosome 6, P.trichocarpa_v4.1, whole genome shotgun sequence, the genomic segment TCCAATAGAATCTAGATCATCTTCTTTCATTTGATTGAGAAGTAATTGAAGTGGACCGATCGTGTAGACACGAGGAAACATTGAGTAAAGAGCACTCAAGACTTCTTTCTCCAAAGCATCAAAAGTATGGAAAATCACTGCAGAACCTTCAGATGCTCTCTCAGCACATTCCATGCAGAAGTTGAAACCATAATCATCTGGATCTGTTGTGCGAAGAAAACTTGGAAGATCCCTCAATCGTATATCTTTCATTCCTGGAATCCAGTCTAGTACTTGATCCAAATAGCCATTTGTTAAAAAGCTCTCGTCTgcgaacaaaaattaaatgcatatgtAGCTTACCAGTTATGGGCTagtaaattaatgaaaacaacAGCAGAAGAAGAACGAGCGTAAAatcagaagagaagaaaggttccctagcttgaaatcaaatttcAGGTTACGCAGCCGAAGGTCTGCTCTGGAATTATAACCACGGATCTGGTACATGTACTATACCATGATCTAGCATAAACTACCAGGATATTGTaccattcaaatataaatttttagtccATATGAACTCGGTTCATGTACTTATCTATTTATTTCCACAGATGACGGCTACGATGATGCTGCACATGAACTACTAGGATATTTATCTAATAcccaaatgaaataaaagaaaatcgtAATGAAGTTGTCATTTCAATTCCAATTCTTGTACTTACCTTTTAATGGAAACAGTCCTCTTTCTTTGAGCTCTTTATATTGCTTAAGCCCCATGAAAGTGCAAGCAGAGATAGAAACGAACAAGGCAACAGGAATTCCATGCCTCTGAGCAGCAGTGATGGCAGCTGGCACAAATCCATCAGATACAATGCAAGTCACTTGAGGAACATCAGAAGATGCTGTATCATTGAGCTTGGCAAGCAGTTCATTAAATGGAGCTAGCAAGTTCTTCTTGCAAGCCTCAAAAATTGCTTGTACATCTTGGGTAGCTTTCTCATCTGAAGGAGGGAGGCCATCTGGGATAGATTCGAACCGAAAGTCGGGTAAGCCATTCAGGGAATCAGGACCTCTAGATTTAAGCAACCGTCTGTGGTTGAACTCTGTGTTCACAAAGGTTATGCGAAAACCTCGGTAATGCAGTAGTTTTGCTAGTTTAAGCATTGCCTTTACATGGCTTTGAGCTGGACAGGGAATACAGATTACATGAGGCTTGTCAGCTAAGATTTTGCGAAACATGTCTCTAGCTCTTTCCTTCTTCCTCTAACTCTTTCTTTAGAGTAATTGTTTTGCTACTGTCGTCTGTCAAAGTGAAGCAAACACTTTACACAGGATACATTTTCTTATCAACAAGACTCTATATAAAATAGCAGCCCAGTAGAGGTACAATATGgattttatcttctcttttaattttaatctaattaaaatcattattttagaCTTATGCCGGCCGGCCATGGAATTTATTGGCTTTTGTATCAGTTGATTACGGGAGAATTTTCGTGGTTGTCTGAATGTCAGGCTGCCGTACGTCACCAACGTTTGACATTAGAAAGGCATGATAAAAATAGTCAAtaatttatcatcttcatgtatgacattatcattttcttgaagCTGACAAATGCTaaacaaatttgttttcaattctaGATCAAAGAAACATCGGAGATagtatagattattttttttttggtttggattattattatcatcccttttctataataaaaactttatagTCATCATCAAACTTCACAAAATCTTGATAAGAGTAATCTAATTTagagaatattaatttatctaCATTCATATAATTGCTATATTCTGTATCtaaataccataaaatttttgtaatttttcttattacatGACAAgccatcaataaaaatatttcatcttttttctccataaaattagattttctaCATCATTCTTTAAATTTGTGATATCCCATAAATGATAGTTAAGTTATTCAACCATTGACTTGTTAGGCGAGAATTTTCATGAAAAGAAGCGTGGCGTGTAGTGATTGTAAGGGATTCAGTCAGCAGGAACCCAAATTCATTGAACCATTTGGACGTAAATATGACGTTGTCCTTCGGGAAAATTAATACTAAGCAAtcattaattcaatatatacaGACAGGCACAGACTTCTCTGTCAGAGAGTTAAGCATATGAAAAAAGATGTTagtgcaataaaaatatatacatataaggCATGGTGTCCACACAATGAAAGGGGTGGTGTTCGTTATCTATTTTAcccatattttatattttagttttttatcttacaatttaaattttattttcaaaataatatgtaattaggtttgaatttgaattcaaaaaacttgaatgtgcaaaataaaaattcgatgattaaattaaaaatttattaaaaaaatagacagtTGAAATCCAAGGTGAAATATAAGAGGATCAACAGTAATTAACATCAAAAATGGCTAAAGGAAAACCTTggctcttttagtttttactataataaaataaaattataataatttctcAATCTTCAGCCATTAAAAGGGGGTGAATCTACAaagtaaattgatgaaaatattgtCTGTCGAGCAAAGAGCAGCTACACAGCTAGTTCTTGATATGTTTTCACAACTCATATACGAGTTTACCTCAACAATTTATTGCTCCCTGTATTGTACCGTGATCTCATTGGTTCTGCCTTTCCTCTCCTCACCTACTGTAATTTCTTTTGAGGGCTTTCAGCCCCTTTCTTCACACAAAAAggtgacaaataaaaaaaaaagcacttcaTTACAAAGAAACCACCATCTCACCTTGAGAACAATACATTCGTCTTCAGCTTTAACTGTCTTTAGTTTAGCATGCAGTATTGTTTTTTCACGACAAAAGCACTTCCTTCACCAATTTGTCTAAATTCATAGACGATGAACCACTTGGACCACTGGCCTCCTCTGCTAGTTTTTTCCACTCCATGGCTTTCTTCTTCATGCTCTTACCTTTCTCTCCCTCCATCAACTCTCTCACAAGCTTCTCCACTTTATCTCTTTTGACATTGTTATCAATCTCCATTCCAATTCCCCACTCAGAGCATGTGTACCTACAGTTTGTTTGCTGATCAGCAAAGAATGGCCAACAAAGCATAGGCACACCAGAAGAAATGCTCTCAATTGTTGAACCCCATCCACTATGTGTTAGGAAACCTCCTATTGATGGGTGGTTGAGGACTTCCTCTTGCGGACACCAACTACAAATAAAGCTTCTTTCCTTGGTTTCTTCAGTGAATTCTGGTGGCAATATCGCGGAGTCGCCAGTGACCATATCAGGCCTTATTATCCATAAAAATGGATGGCCACTTTTAGCAAGTCCCATGCCAAATTCAACGAGCTGTTCCTTCGTAACGGTTGTTATGCTACCAAAATTCACATATATGACTGacttgggtttgttggaatcaAGCCATTGGAGACACTCAACTTCTTCTTTCCAAAGATTGCATCCAATAGAACTTAGATATACTTCTTGTATTTGATTGAGAAGCAATTGAAGTGGACCGATCGCATGGACTCGAGGAAACATAGAGTAAAGGGCATTCAGAACTTCTTGCTCCAAAACATCAAAAGTATGGAAAATAACTGCAGAACCTTCAGAAGCCCGCCCAGTACATTCCAAgcagtatttaaaaataaaatcatttggaTCTGTTGTACGAACAAAACTTGGAAGGTCTCTTAGCCTTATATCTCTCATTCCTGGGATCCAATCTACAACTTTGTCCAAGTAGCCATTAGTTAAAAAGCTCTCAtctgcaacaacaaaaaaatttgaattcataTATTAGCTTTTTTGATAAAAGGTAATGCTAcgtaaatgaataaaaatgacCTTTTCCCTTGTTCACGGACCATCCAATGAACTAGtagaaaattttaatcaaaataaatatagttacattttttttttccttgctcaTACCTTTCAGTGGTGTAAGACCTTTTTCTCGGAGTGCTTGAAATTGTTTAAATCCCATGAAGCTGGAAGCAGAGATGGTGAAGAACAAAGCAATCGGAATTTGGCGCATCTCAGCAGCATCGATAGCGACGGGCATGAAACCATCAGAGACGATGCAAGTCACTGGGGGCACATTAGAAGATGCTGAATCATTAAGCTTGTCAAGCAGGTCATTAAACGGAGCTAATAAGTTCTTCTTGGCAGCCTCACAAAGTGCAGCGACATCTTGGGTTTCATTCTCATTTGAAGGAGGGAGGCCATCTGGAATGGATTCAAAACGAAAATCAGGCAAGCCATTCATGGCATCGGGACCTCTAGATTTAAGCAAGCGTTTATGATTAAACTCTGTGTTGACATAGGTTATGTGAAAACCTTTGTAATGTAGTAATTTTGATAGCTTAAGCATTGACTTGATGTGGCTCTGAGCTGGGCTGGGAATGCAAACGGCATGAGGCTTGTCagctaaaatattaaaaatcatctcTCTAATTCTTTGTTTCTTACTTTCTTTCTATATTTGCTCTATGTATTGCCTACACAATATAGATATTATGTACCTATATATAGGGTTTATTTAGCAGTGTGtcgcagttgttttttaaatagtttttatgttaaaatacatattaataatgtttttttaaaaaaaaattatttttgatatcaacacatcaaaatgatttgaaaacactaaaaacatattaatttaaagttaataaaaaaataaaaaaatttcaaattttttcaaaaatatttttgaaatacataaataaatacacCGATAAAGCAATGCTACAATTTTTGTACGTGTATACACACAATGAAAGGTAAGGGTGTTTTTATAAGGAAAAGTTGGAActggattgagtttttttaattttttatttaaaatgttattgttttatatatataaaaaaaaactatgttgttgtttttttataaatataataaaacattgaCTACATTGCTTAGGTCACAAATTTTCATCAAATCACTCAAGTTTGATCATCAACTTCCTCAACAATTCAAAACCAAACTTAGATCGGGCTGAACTCAAGTTAACGGATCATCGAATAAAATTAACCACTGAGTTAAGATTTTATAACTAAGGAcaaatcaatttcatcttcttcctAGAAGCGACGAGATGTTCATTGTGTCTAATCATCACACCATCAACATCTCgaggttttttttgtcaagaattGGGGCTCTCAATTATTATCTTTGCAAGAGAGATTGTGCTTATTCACCTTGGTGCTTGGACGTATTTGTAAAGATTGTCAGATTCATGAATGAGAAGCGACCGCACACTGTTTTTCCAGTCTATCATGATGTGAAACAATCGAAGACAGCTGATCATACGGAGTTTATACAATTGTATTTGATaggaggaaaaataattaaaaaaatataaaaatacttattagGTTAAAGTTATTCTGACttaacttgtaaaattttaaattataaaaataaaattcaatataattttaaatttataactcaAATTATAAGACTATGATGAacttaaattgtaaaaataactGGAGTCAACATATCAAATATGCGATCTAGATCATTAGACtgagataatcttataaaaaatcaattaaaacaaattatgaagttcaattctcaatcaatttattattgaagaaaaaaatagagaaaaaaaaataatcctaagaggtagctcaactggtcagatcTTGGATTTGCTCCCCAATGGTCGTGAGTTCGAGTCCCTTtcagggccactggaggcttacatgatcgttaacttcaggactcatgagattaatcgaggtacgaGCAAGCTAACTCTGACATccgtgttaataaaaaaaaattataaaacaacatGAGTTTATCTGGGTTAACATATAAAACTTGTAACCCAAGTTTTAAGGCCtagataaaaaaacttagataaactcttaaaaaaaataaactgaaataaatcataaaatctaCTCAAATTAATATGTAATATTCACGGGCacaaattgattttcttgaCTGCTACCTCCATGATAAATGGCTTATGGAGTAGGAAAACATGGCTTTAAAAATTAAGTGCTGAAGGCTTTGTATGAGTAGGCTCTTATAACgagtgatgtgttttttttttatggaattgcaCTACCATGACTATcatcctagaaaaaaaaattaaaaatataatttaactaattagattataaatttaatttttagaaattattcgTTCAAGttctataaattttagaatcactggagatttatataattattaatttcagaatttataaaattaattgatgtgTATACAAACTAGAtcaaatacattaataaaaaaataattaaagaggaAATTCATAGTTGAATTAGAAACATGACTATCATGTTCATTAATTCTAAATCGTTGAACTCATGATTCAATGCACGATAAAAATAGCAACGACttgactttttatccttttatttcttttatttaatctaaatcattaaatataaattataggattcaaattcatgaaaacaaatatcaagAAACATCCTAACCATTAAAACCGGTATATATAAATGTGTAGGAGAGTGATCCATTCAcgtcccatatatatatatatagtcagaCATCAAATTATTCctaagataatcttataaaaagatgaaaaagtccattatattaattttaatttttttgttcttaagattatttttgttgttttattatactttttttatttgatcaaaaaatgaaaaagtccattatattaattttaattttttgtttttaagattatttttgttgttttattatattttttttatttgatcaaatattaaatcatctttaaaaaaaactattgtgacTTACGccaggttttgattttttatttcaaaagtattttggttttttcactataaatttcaaatgaaaaaaaaaatttattttcgatcaattttgataataaccaataaattttttgaaaaaatcaaaaaaccctTCAAAACCAAACCAGTGTTAAATTTTTTGGGGGATAAAGCAAAATCATCATTATACAATTCAATTCAACTGAACATTTCAAATAGATCTGAATTTTTCAAAGGCGGTTTAGCCTTTGTTAATTCCATAATTTACTTCCACGAATCATGTGATTTCCTTAATATTTGGTGGTCTAATTAGGTTCATTTGGTGCGTGGTGCATGAATTGAAATCAGGTAGAGAtggtttcaattttatccaaaaTCTTTACTTCTACGTACtactatatattattattattattatttaaataattaaaaaaaataattattattataattttaaaatatgagtaCTCGAGAGTCAACTCGAGACAAAATATAGatcaaacatttaaaaaaaaacaaaataatcaaatcccttgttttaaccaaaaaattcaaaaaaaaaaattaatagattttaaCTCGTGTTTTATCTTAAGtcgatttaaatttttaatctggTGAGGTCGGATCAatccttcctctattttttcttaaacttagcCTTTAATTAATCAAGTCTTATCTAGTGTctactaaatataaaataaaataaattatccaatTCCATTGAAAGTTCATCAAACAcaacacaagaaaagaaaattatttatgaatcaTATCCAGTTATTCGTGTTCAGTCTAGTTCATATGTTGTTCTTTGAAGTTATGAAGTGTGTGGGTTGGTAAAAAGGCCATCAATAAGAACCATACTCTTCGGCCTTTCTTCTTCAACCAAGAACTAAGAGCTACTCGTGCAACCCAGAATAAGGTATTAGTTTTTAAACCAACAACTAATCATTCAATACAAATTAAGCAACAATTCcatatcaaatattaatacaattgaataataaaaatctacTTCGCCTTTTAACAATTCTAAATAGCACATAATTAATAAATGTCGAGCACTTACCTGATATGAGCATCTACTCCTCAGCAATTTCTCTTACAATTTTAACAACTCAACATTAAAAGTCTCATATTcttgtattaattttatttttcgcaAATAAATCGatacataaataattatgaCTATAATACCATTCATTTATCTCTTTGACCGAAAAtaccagaaaaaagaaaggatattttttctacttaaaaTCCTTAAAACTCAGTTACCTATTACTCATCCCATGATTAAATTCATTACAATTATACCCTCTTCAAATATCGATTTATTCAGCCAAACTCATTCCTcctattttcttcaattgattgaattctttttagatgggggtatgtttttttttccaattaaccACAATTTCCTCATCAATCCAACAATCAACTCTTCACTATAACACTATAAACATTAACACAAgtgaaattaactttaattcCATCAATTTCTCAAAAGCATTAAATTCCTAAAACATTCAAATTCACATTTATCATGTAGAAATAGGATCAATCATCTAAATTATTACCCACATGTTTAGTTATACAAGAATGATGAATATGTACATTGAATCCGACAAtcattatttctctctttttattcagGCAAGTTTTAATTCAGATTTTCatgcttttcctttctcttctgTATTTCAGActatatatttcttctttttttgctggTTCGCCGTCAACTTGTTGGCACCagctattttaatatatcctATCTTGCAAACTTGTCTAAATTCATGAATGACGAGCCTATTGGACCTGTGGCCTCCTGTGCTAATTTTTTCCGATCCATGGCTTGGCTCTTTATTCTCttacctttctttctttccttccaccACCTCTCTCGCAAGTTTGTCCACATTTTCTCTCTTGACATTGCTATCAATCTTCATTCCAATTCCTCACTCCTCGCATGTGCACCTACAGTTTGTTTGTTGATGACCGAAGGATGGCCAACAAAGCTCACGCCAGAAGAAATGCTCTCAATCGTTGAACCCCGTCAACAATGTGTTAGAGAACCTCCAATCTGTTGATGTTTAAGAACAACTTCTTGTGGACACCAACTAGATACAAAGCCCTTCTCTTTAGTTTCTTCAGTGAATTCTGGTGGCAATATTGAGGAGTCGTCATTGATCATCATGTCAGACCTTATTATCCATAGAAATGGGTGACCACTTTTATCAATTCCCATTCCAACTTCAATGAGCTGCTGCTTTGTTGCGTCCGCTAAGCTGCCAAAATTCACATAAATTACTGAGTTGGGCGTCTTGGAATCCAGCCATTAATCGGAGGCACTCGGCTTCTTCTTTCCATAGATTACACATCcaattgaattcaaatcacCTTCTTGCATTTCATTGAGAAGTAATTGAAGTGAACCAATCTTGTAGGCATG encodes:
- the LOC7479613 gene encoding 7-deoxyloganetin glucosyltransferase, which produces MIFNILADKPHAVCIPSPAQSHIKSMLKLSKLLHYKGFHITYVNTEFNHKRLLKSRGPDAMNGLPDFRFESIPDGLPPSNENETQDVAALCEAAKKNLLAPFNDLLDKLNDSASSNVPPVTCIVSDGFMPVAIDAAEMRQIPIALFFTISASSFMGFKQFQALREKGLTPLKDESFLTNGYLDKVVDWIPGMRDIRLRDLPSFVRTTDPNDFIFKYCLECTGRASEGSAVIFHTFDVLEQEVLNALYSMFPRVHAIGPLQLLLNQIQEVYLSSIGCNLWKEEVECLQWLDSNKPKSVIYVNFGSITTVTKEQLVEFGMGLAKSGHPFLWIIRPDMVTGDSAILPPEFTEETKERSFICSWCPQEEVLNHPSIGGFLTHSGWGSTIESISSGVPMLCWPFFADQQTNCRYTCSEWGIGMEIDNNVKRDKVEKLVRELMEGEKGKSMKKKAMEWKKLAEEASGPSGSSSMNLDKLVKEVLLS
- the LOC7479612 gene encoding 7-deoxyloganetin glucosyltransferase; protein product: MFRKILADKPHVICIPCPAQSHVKAMLKLAKLLHYRGFRITFVNTEFNHRRLLKSRGPDSLNGLPDFRFESIPDGLPPSDEKATQDVQAIFEACKKNLLAPFNELLAKLNDTASSDVPQVTCIVSDGFVPAAITAAQRHGIPVALFVSISACTFMGLKQYKELKERGLFPLKDESFLTNGYLDQVLDWIPGMKDIRLRDLPSFLRTTDPDDYGFNFCMECAERASEGSAVIFHTFDALEKEVLSALYSMFPRVYTIGPLQLLLNQMKEDDLDSIGYNLWKEEVECLQWLDSKKPNSVIYVNFGSIAVATKQQLIELGMGLAKSGHPFLWILRPDMVIGDSAILPPEFTDETKDRGFISSWCPQEEVLNHPSIGGFLTHSGWNSTAESISSGVPMLCLPFFGDQQTNCRYTCNEWGIGMEIDSNAERDKVEKLVRELMEGEKGREVKKKVMEWRKLAEEAAGPSGSSSMNLDELVKAVLLP